The genome window ATCCTGCCCTCGGGAGGATTCGGATCGGCCACCGACACCGGGGCGCAGATCGCGGTCGCCGCCACGCGTCTCGGCACCTCGCCCGGCCTCGCCGGAACACAGACTCTCGTGACCCTCCGCTTCACCGCGCTCGAGCCGGGAGACGCCTCGCTCGCGATCGCATCCGGGCGCATCGTGGATTCGAACGCCCAGCCGACCACGGTCGATCCCAACGCCGCCGGCACGTCGGCGATCGTCGAGATCTCGGGCGACGACGGGTCGGAGCCTGGTTCCGGTGACGACGGTTCCGCCGCGGCCGACCCCGGAACCGGCGCAGGATCGGGCTCGGGCTCCACCCCCGACGGCTCGCTCGCCGTCACGGGTGCCGACGCCGCTCCGTGGCTGATCCTCGGAGCAGCGGCGATCGCCGCCATCGCCGCGGGGACGGTCATCGCAGTGCGACGGAGGACTCGATGATCGGGCGCGACATTCGAGCACAGCTGGCGAACAACAGGAGAGACAAGACCGTGAAGAAGACCACACTCCGGATCGTCGCTGCCGTCTCGGTCGCAGGTGCTGCGATCGTCACGGGAAGCCTGGCGAGCGGGTCCGCGCTCGCGGCGCCGATTCCGGCGTCCGTCAGTCTGCCGCCGTACTACAGCGACCTCGACGTCACGGACGATGCGATGGTCACGACCGCGGATCTGACGATCGCCGCCGATGCACTGGGACTCACGAGCGCTTCTCCGGACTGGTCACGCGTGTCGATCCTCGACACCGACGCCGACGGAGAGCTCACGATCCTCGATCTCGCCGACCTCTCGAAGCGGATCATCTACGACGACGGTCCTTTCGAACTCGTCGAAGCCTCGGTGATCGACATGCAGGCGGCGATGAATGCCGGGGTCGCGACGTCGCAGAGCATCACTCAGGAGTACCTCGACCGGATCGCGGCCTACGACCGGGCTGTCGTTCCCGGGGGGAGTCGCGCTCTCAACTCGATCATCACGGTGAATCAGCAGGCGCTCGCCAGCGCAGCGGCAGCTGACGAGATCCGAGCGTCGGAGGGGATGACCAGCATGCTCCTGGGCGTGCCGATCGCGCTGAAGGACAACTACGGCACGGTCGATATGGTGACCACCGGCGGATGCGCCTGCTGGAATGAGAACCAGACGGCCACGGACGCCTCGATGGTGACCGGCCTGCGCAACGACGGTGCGGTGATCCTCGCGAAGGCCAGCCTCGACGAGTTCGCGTACGGATTCGTCTCCGAGTTCTCGTCGTTCCAGGATCCGGGTGCGACGTCCCTCGTGGCGAGTCCGTACGACACCACGAGGACGGCCGGCGGCTCGAGCGGCGGCACGGGCGCCGCCATCTCGGCGAACCTCGCGGCGATCGGCTTCGGCACCGACACCGGTGGATCGATCCGCGTTCCCTCGTCGTACAACCAGCTCGTGGGCGTCCGTCCCACGGTGGGGCTGGCCAGTCGAGACGGCATCATCCCGCTGGCCCTGTCGCAGGACACCGGCGGACCGATGGCCCGATCGGTCATCGACGCAGCCGTCGCGCTCGACGCGGTGGTCGGCATAGACGACGCCGACCCGGTCACCTCCCGACAGCAGGGTCTGGTGCCCGAGTCGTACACCTCGTTCCTCGACCCGAATGCTCTGCAGGGAGCGCGCATCGGCTACATCACGTCGATGGTCGGCAGCAACACCGGAACCGTCCGACTCTTCTCCGAGGCGACGGCTGCGCTGACCGCTCAGGGTGCGACCGTGGTGACCGTGACGCCTCCGGCGGAGTTCGCCGCAGTGCTGAATGAGGGATCCGGATCGACGAACGAGTTCCTGCACGACCTCGACGAGTACATCGCCACGCACCTCGGGCCCGCGGTCGAGGCGCGGACGCTGACCGACATCCTCGCCACGAACAGCTTCGTGACCTCGCGGCGATCGATCTATGAGGCGCGCAACGCCGTCACCGATGCGACGTACGAGGCATGGGCCGGCGAGACCGGCTCGCACACCGTGCAGATCGCAGCGGGCAAGACCCTTGTGACGCAGATGATGGAGGATCTCGACCTCGACGCGATCATCTACCCGAGTACGAACGCATACGGAACCCAGGGCACCAACATGAGGTTGAGCCCGAACACCGGAATGCCGTCCGTCACCGTTCCGATGGGTCAGACGATCGCGGGCGAGAGCGTTCCCGGCAGCGGAGTGAACCTGGAGTTCCTCGGACGCGACTTCGACGAGGGCACGCTGCTCGGTCTGGCCTACGCATTCGAGCAGACGACGGATGCTCGCACGTCGCCGTCGCTCTACGGGCCGCTTCCGTGAGCCAAGGCCGGCGACTGTTCGACGAACTCGGACAGTCGCCGGCCCGCCCGGGCTCGGGCGGAGGGAGATGTCAGACCCCGAAGGTAGGCTGACAGCGTGATTGTGGAACACCTGAGCCTGGTCGATTTCCGCAATTACGCGACCGCTGAACTCGCCCTGCACAAGGGACCGAACGTCCTCGTCGGCCGAAACGGCCAGGGGAAGACGAATCTCGCGGAGGCCGTCGTCTTCCTCGCGACACTGGGTTCGCACCGGGTCTCCTCCGATGCGCCGATGGTCCGCGAGGGACAGGATTTCGCGATCATCCGCGCGCGACTGTCACACGGTGAGCGTCGAGTGCTCGTCGAGGTGCAGCTCAACAAGCAGGGGTCGAACAAGGCCCGCATCAACGGCTCGCCGTCGAAGACCAACGAACTCCCCCGTTACGCGCACGTCGTGCTCTTCGCTCCAGAAGACCTGCAGATCGTCCGCGGCGACCCGTCGGCGCGGCGACGCTTCGTCGACCAGCTGCTCATCCAGCGCACCCCGCGTATGTC of Microbacterium sp. LWH13-1.2 contains these proteins:
- a CDS encoding cohesin domain-containing protein, which encodes MPENPPARSRRARVLTAGAALAASTLLAFGVASPASAVVIPVAYDTVALTAAPTSVSVGDTVTVTAVFTGLVDAYAYELDIAYDPDLLAFVADSQILPSGGFGSATDTGAQIAVAATRLGTSPGLAGTQTLVTLRFTALEPGDASLAIASGRIVDSNAQPTTVDPNAAGTSAIVEISGDDGSEPGSGDDGSAAADPGTGAGSGSGSTPDGSLAVTGADAAPWLILGAAAIAAIAAGTVIAVRRRTR
- a CDS encoding amidase family protein, translated to MKKTTLRIVAAVSVAGAAIVTGSLASGSALAAPIPASVSLPPYYSDLDVTDDAMVTTADLTIAADALGLTSASPDWSRVSILDTDADGELTILDLADLSKRIIYDDGPFELVEASVIDMQAAMNAGVATSQSITQEYLDRIAAYDRAVVPGGSRALNSIITVNQQALASAAAADEIRASEGMTSMLLGVPIALKDNYGTVDMVTTGGCACWNENQTATDASMVTGLRNDGAVILAKASLDEFAYGFVSEFSSFQDPGATSLVASPYDTTRTAGGSSGGTGAAISANLAAIGFGTDTGGSIRVPSSYNQLVGVRPTVGLASRDGIIPLALSQDTGGPMARSVIDAAVALDAVVGIDDADPVTSRQQGLVPESYTSFLDPNALQGARIGYITSMVGSNTGTVRLFSEATAALTAQGATVVTVTPPAEFAAVLNEGSGSTNEFLHDLDEYIATHLGPAVEARTLTDILATNSFVTSRRSIYEARNAVTDATYEAWAGETGSHTVQIAAGKTLVTQMMEDLDLDAIIYPSTNAYGTQGTNMRLSPNTGMPSVTVPMGQTIAGESVPGSGVNLEFLGRDFDEGTLLGLAYAFEQTTDARTSPSLYGPLP